TTACTCGCATATCGCGTTGGTCAAGtacttatacaaaaaaaaacaataataatcaattaaattgtttaattttcggAAACACATcgatatttacaacaaaattttagttcattACCTTAAACCTTAGAATTGGatgcataaattattatttatcttaTCGATGGCTTTTACAACCGCTCCACGTATTAGTCGACTTAGTTCTGAAGTATAAAAGCGAACGCGCTAAAGAGTTCGTCAGTGTTTCGTTCAATTCAACATAGAAGATGAAGCTAGTACTTGCCTTAGTTGTCTGCTTTTTTGGCAGCGTGATCGCTTCCACCGATAAAGTGGATTGGACTAATGTACCACCATTGGATGTGGATCCTGAAATCCCATATCATCCACGCATGAGCCTCGATGGACCCACAGGACGTATTACCAACGGTCAAGTAGCTGCTCAAAAACAATTCCCCTATCAAGTCGGTTTGAGATTGTACGTCCCCACTGGTGCTGCATGGTGTGGTGGCAGTTTGATCTCTGATCGTTGGGTTCTGACCGCTGCGCATTGCACAGACACTTTGTAAGTAATTGTGCTCCTAAACTGTCATGCCGCTAATGTTACAATATTTCATACTTCCTAGGACTACTGGTGTTGATGTGTACTTGGGTGCTTGGGATCGTACAGACCCTACCGAAAAGAACCAACACATCATTTTCGTTTCTACAAAGAatgttattgtgcatgaaaaTTGGATTAACACCACGATTACCAATGATATTTCGCTCATCAAACTGCCAATTCCAATTGAATTCAACGGTTCGTAACAACGCAGGAAATGTTAACCTAATActaattgttataaattttgaaaatcttagATTACATTCAACCAATTGCCTTGCCAAAAAAGTCAGCCA
This genomic stretch from Bactrocera dorsalis isolate Fly_Bdor chromosome 5, ASM2337382v1, whole genome shotgun sequence harbors:
- the LOC125778789 gene encoding brachyurin-like, whose amino-acid sequence is MKLVLALVVCFFGSVIASTDKVDWTNVPPLDVDPEIPYHPRMSLDGPTGRITNGQVAAQKQFPYQVGLRLYVPTGAAWCGGSLISDRWVLTAAHCTDTLTTGVDVYLGAWDRTDPTEKNQHIIFVSTKNVIVHENWINTTITNDISLIKLPIPIEFNDYIQPIALPKKSASYDTYVDKSVIASGWGRISDSATSVTDLLRWIEVPVMSNRGCNLWFLGSVKSTNICIKTTGGISTCNGDSGGPLVYNDGESTILVGATSFGFGLGCQVGWPGVFTRITSYLDWIEEKTGVVYY